In the Larimichthys crocea isolate SSNF chromosome XXI, L_crocea_2.0, whole genome shotgun sequence genome, one interval contains:
- the LOC104918124 gene encoding leptin, with protein MDYSLALLFTLLHLLSVGTAAPLSAEVVKMKSKVKWMAEQLVLKLDRNFQVPPGLTLSPPVDVLDGPASIVMVLEGYNSLISDTLDGVTQVKTEISSLAGYLDQWRKGHCTEQRPKPSVPGPLQELQSRKEFIHTVSIEALMRVKELLNLLLKNLDQLQSC; from the exons ATGGACTACAGTCTGGCACTCCTGTTTACTCTCCTGCATCTTCTAAGCGTGGGTACAGCTGCTCCGCTGTCAGCGGAAGTAGTGAAGATGAAATCAAAAGTGAAATGGATGGCTGAACAGCTGGTACTTAAGCTGGACAGAAACTTCCAG GTCCCTCCTGGCCTGACACTCAGTCCACCTGTTGATGTTCTGGATGGACCTGCCTCCATAGTGATGGTCTTAGAGGGGTATAACAGCTTGATCTCTGACACCCTTGATGGGGTCACCCAGGTCAAGACTGAAATTTCTTCGCTGGCGGGATACCTCGATCAGTGGAGGAAGGGGCACTGCACTGAGCAGCGGCCAAAGCCATCAGTGCCAGGCCCACTACAGGAGCTACAGAGTCGCAAAGAATTCATTCACACTGTGAGCATCGAGGCGCTCATGAGAGTGAAGGAGTTACTCaatctgctgctgaaaaatCTGGATCAACTTCAGAGTTGTTGA